In Plasmodium sp. gorilla clade G2 genome assembly, chromosome: 5, one genomic interval encodes:
- a CDS encoding dolichol-phosphate mannosyltransferase subunit 3, putative: protein MITRGKVIVLIFILSTILWIYKFDKYKKSNALMKWILIPLYLVSALGLYAVISISISLYNFNNIPNGHEQLLKELHNVKKELQKRNFTFD, encoded by the exons ATGATAACCAGAGGAAAGGTTATCGTCTTAATTTTTATCCTATCAACAATTTTATGGATATATAAATTTGACAAGtataaaaaatcaaatgCTTTAATGAAATGGATACtt ATACCCTTATATCTTGTAAGTGCCTTAGGTCTCTATGCAGTCATATCAATATCAATAAGTTTATACAACTTTAATAACATTCCAAATGGTCACGAACAATTATTAAAA gaATTACATAATGTTAAAAAGGAACTTCAAAAAAGGAATTTTACTTttgattaa